One Maribacter sp. HTCC2170 genomic window, TGGCTAAATGGCTCAATAACGAACTCACAGAGGCTGAACTCGCAGAATTCAAGAAATCTGACGAGTACACTTCTTATAAACGAATTCGAGAGACCTCCAGTACTTTGGAAGGGCCTGATTTTAATATAGAAAATGCTCTAGAGGCTGTTAAAAATAAACGGGTTCTACAGGAGGATAAAGTGATTCAATTGAAACCTTTTAAAAGGTTCTTAAGAGTGGCTGCTGCTGTAACACTTATTATGGTGGGCTCTTATTTTTATCTGAATACTTTGAACGAAAATATTGCTACCCAATATGCTGAAAATAAAGAGGTAGTACTCCCAGATGCATCGGAGATTCTTTTAAATGCCGAATCACAAATATCCTATAGCGAAAAGAAATGGGATGAAGAAAGAAATGTTTCTTTGGAAGGAGAGGCTTTTTTCAAAGTGGCCAAAGGAAAACGATTTACAGTATCCACAGATCATGGAGATGTGGTGGTGTTGGGAACCCAGTTCAATGTTGAAAATAGAGAAGGTTATTTTGAGGTTACTTGTTATGAAGGATTGGTAAGTGTAACCTTCAACAATGAAGAAACCAAACTACCAGCC contains:
- a CDS encoding FecR family protein; the protein is MQENYLAKWLNNELTEAELAEFKKSDEYTSYKRIRETSSTLEGPDFNIENALEAVKNKRVLQEDKVIQLKPFKRFLRVAAAVTLIMVGSYFYLNTLNENIATQYAENKEVVLPDASEILLNAESQISYSEKKWDEERNVSLEGEAFFKVAKGKRFTVSTDHGDVVVLGTQFNVENREGYFEVTCYEGLVSVTFNNEETKLPAGTSFLAIDGKVIDTDKPNAETPSWMNNESSFKSIPLKYVLDEFQRQHNIKVETQNISINTLFTGTFSNTNTELALQSISVPSQIKFKLEGNKVLFYAQETP